The sequence TTTATTGcttaaaaattgttttcttaacAGTGATTAATTTCTCTTTTAGTTTATGTAGTTATTATATTCATGATGTTATAACGATGATTATATCGTCTAATAGTTTAATTTTGCGTCACACTAAATTGCATTATAGAGATCAAAATCAAATGTCAGGTATGTAAATTTTCGTTCATTAATCTATATAACTAATAATAGTTGTATTGTATGGAACTTGAACTTCATACctctaatctatactattatttgcgaagtaaattttttgaatcgagctctcacgttaaaagttagagcggttaatatctatactacccttaatgaattttatatatatactatttcttatataattaatttatttagagAAAATTATCTATATGTCACGTTTGATGTATGTCTCCTTTTCATTATATGATTTGGTTGATTTCAACATAATTTGTTTCTATCTTTAATTCGTCATTATTATCCCTATTATCATTGGATTTATCTTtctaaataaaacaaactattTAACCAatgatgtgtatatatatgtaagttAATCCCCACGTCCTTAAAAGcttcaaaatcaaacttctaatatctaaataacatcTTTTTACTCAGTGCAAAACATGTCCCATCCACGAAGGAAGACAGCTACTTTAGTCTTTATTGACGATATTAAACCAGGGAACAATAGTTACAAATTAAAGGTGCAGGTTATGAAATTGTGGAAGCTATGgagataaaaaaaagttgtcTCCATTGAGATGGTTCTTGTGGATGCAACTGTGAGTATActacaatattatttttgatgatttctatttttagtttatgtAAGATTATCTAACTTATTCAATTGTAGGGAACAAGGATACATGCATCCATTGATGAGGATTTGATACACATATATGAAGGAAAAGTGTCTGAGGGTATCTTTAAGTACATTACAAAGGGACCAGATTATGTTAGAGCTTCGGTCCAAGGGGATGATACAGATGATACTATCGACGATGAGATACAGATGTTCTTTAGTTGCAGGTATGTGCTAATAATATACAAACTGTTTTGTCTCTTTCTGATGTTTTTTCTCTTGAGtccatagttttttttataaaaaaaagaagaaaaaagaaattagGGCTCGGGGAGGAGATGAAACGTGGGCATAGTTTAGCCAAATCAACTACTGTCTACTCTCTTGATTTAATAGTGTTACAACATGAAATATTGATTTTAGTtctattttgattaatttaaaaactaagatGAGACAAAATTTTAGAGAATATATTTGTGTAATTTAAAATCAAGTTAGGAATATTCTATCAAACTTTTAGAGAATTACTTGTGTACATAATTAATAGTGGGAATAGGAATGTTTCTAAAACGACCAGTTCCttactaaaaagaaaaaatatattaacaactccaatcaaatagaaaaactaaattCAAAATAGTGTTGACAGATTGCTTTTATTTGATGATGCAGGTATATTTCAGCGTGTGAAGCAACTTGGAGAATACTAGCTTTTCCTACGCATTACCGAACAACCACAGTAGTTAAGCTTTCCTTCCATTTACCTAATCAGCAAATGGCAATTTATAATGAAGATGACCCTATTGATGATGTTTTAAATCGTTCTGCGGTATTGCGGTCAAAGTTTCTAGCATGGATGGAGGCGAACTGTAAATATCCGGAAGCAAGAGGTCTAACGTATGCGGAATTCCCCACAAAGTTTGTTTGGGTACAAAAGACGAGAGAGTGGAAGCCACGTGACAAAGGTTTTGCAATAGGAAGGATTACATATGTTCCACCTAAATATGTTAACTCATATTCCTTCCGTTCCTTAGTAAtagactttttagaaaaaaagtttgtttcagaaagatgaatttttttgtgttttttatgaaatttttttaaaatttaagaaaattaattgattttattgaattactattagttacaaattattaaaattgaaaattacagaaaacagtatagttattatgataatttaatgtgttttcttaatatatgtgaaaatactaaaaagtctattttttaaaagagagagagtACTATCTAAGAGTTTTGCTCAACATAGTTAAAGGCCCAAGGAGTTATGAAGAGATACGTACAGTCAAAGGTATTGTTTATAAGACATATAAGGATGCATGTTATGCATTGGGATTATTGGATGATGATAAAGAGTATATCGAAACAATTAACGAAGCCAGTTTATGGGGAACATGGAACTTTTTAAGAAAGCTATTTGCTATAATGTTATTTTCTAATAGTATGGCTATGCCTGTTAAAGTTTGGAACGCAACATGGAGAATCTTGACAGAAGatatattatacaaattaaGAAAGTTGTCTTTAGGTGTCTTGAGTTCACGGAATGAAGATGTCGACAAGATCAATGAATATATGCTATCTCAAATAAAAGGTAAATCTTTTGTCTGATgtttattttgtgtgttttagaaGAAGTATTTGGTTTTATGTCAAATCATTAATGttgattattttcttttgaatatttgaATAGGTGAGGAGCGTTCGTATCTCAGTTCAGATAGTATAGATACTTCTGATACAAGTAAAATAGGTGATAAGGTGTACACTCAAGAATATTTAAACAGCATTAAGATCTCTGGATTACCAAATCATGATCTAAAGTTGAAAGTAGGTGCACCTATTATGCTGCTTAGGAATATTGACCCTAAAGGTGGACTATGCAATGGTACAAGGTTACTTGTAACACAATTAGCAAATCACGTCATTCAAGCCAAGTTTATAACCGGTGACAAAGTTTGCCAAAAAGTTTTGCTCCCAAGAATGTTTGTTTCTCCACCATAAACCAGATTTCCGTTTAGGATGAGACAGAGACAATTTCCTATTGCTCTTGCTTTTAGGACATTATTATGATGCATCTTAACTGTTTAATATTCTCAAAATCATTGTGCCCGCGTCCACGCGGGCTGGACACCTAGTGAATCCTTTAATCAATGACTAAAGTTCGACCCAAGTTTGCTTCGTCTTTATGACATGAAATTTGAATTTCCAGGACTCTATAATTGTTTCAGTTACTGTGCTGCTTAATAAACGAGTTCCAATAATTGCGCATCTAGAGAATTTGGAGATGAAATGGGCCATAGAGTAAGGCCCATGGTTCAAATAAGTATATCGCGGCCTATAGCGATATCGAACGGTAGAGAAGAAGAGTGCGATTAAGGACGTGATATACTGACCGTAGgatgttatgtttttttatatatgattaaaTTGTATTCGTTGTAACAGGCGAAATCGGCCAAGGAATCGCAAAACCCTCCCCATCGCCGTTTGGATCTGTCTGTCTATtctcttatcttcttcttcttcttataccCTTTGGACCAAGGAAGAACCCTATAAATCGAATAACAAGGTACACCACTCTTCACTTCTTCTTCCTTTCGATTGCTTCTTTAGTGCTGAAGTGGTCAAGATCAGTTTCATGTCTTCATTGATTCAACATACTGTCTTTGTCAATTGAGTATTATCAAAAGTAGTGTCTTGTCTGTTCAAGTAGTAATAAAGACTTAATCGCTTGTAAAAATTGATACTTTAAGGTCATAGCTTTGTGATTAGTTACTGAGTGTAACGAACTTCTTAGATACATTTTGGGATTAAaggttatagttttttttttttgattagttACCGTGTGTGTGCCTATTTAATTCAGTCAGTTGTATATATTAATGTGTTCCCTTATAATACTGCTTAGGTACATTTTGGGATTAAAGGTTATATAGCTTTGTGATTAGCACTGTGTGTATGCCTAACTGATGCAGTCAAGAGTAGATATTGATACCTTTTGGGATTAAAAGTGTTCCTTTTGCACAATCAGATGAATAGGGAGAAGTTGATGAAGATGGCTAACACTGTCCGCACTGGCGGTAAAGGGACAGTAAGAAGGTAATCTATCTATCCAaagtctctcttcttcttttaagCATTAGGCattgttattaattattgtttagctaaactgttttttttttttgttttctcattTATAGAAAGAAGAAGGCTGTTCACAAGACGAACACCACTGATGACAAGAAGCTCCAGAGCACTCTTAAGAGAGTTGGAGTCAACTCCATTCCCGGTATTGAAGAAGTTAACATCTTTAAAGATGATGTAGTCATTCAGTTCATTAACCCTAAGGGTAAATTTCCTAAcctttatttgttttgttttattagaaAGCCTtcatttcatttatattttaatgttgaTATTACAGTTCAAGCTTCGATTGCTGCTAACACATGGGCTGTGAGCGGTACACCACAGACCAAAAGTAAGTGTTGTATCTACCATTGTCCACTACTCTCCTCGGCTTATTTGTAATTCTAATATCAAAATCTTACATTTTCCTGCAGAATTGCAAGACATACTTCCTCAGATTATCAGCCAACTTGGTATGTCTTTACCCTCTCCAAGTCCTTTTTCTCCAAACTAGTGATCGCTTGACGCTAACCGATTTCTATTACTCTGTTTATCTTAGGACCTGATAACTTAGACAACCTGAAGAAGCTGGCAGAGCAGTTCCAGAAACAGTCACCAGGTGGAGCTGATGTTCCAGCAACTATccaagaagaagacgatgatgatgatgtcccAGAACTTGTAGTGGGAGAGACTTTCGAGACACCTGCTGCTGAAGAAGCTGCTCAGCCCAAAGCTGCTGCTTCTTAGAGAAAGAAGAGCACACCCCATTATATGTTCTGTCGCTTTTTGCTTACCATCTGTTAAATGTGAGTTCCATTCTCTGTTCTGTCTCTTCAATCAATCCTTAAAACATAGTCTGTCGGATTCTTGGTTCCGATTATTTACATTATCAGTCAACGTTTCATATATCTTGATGGAAAAAACCAAAAtatgttacatttttttttccaattatTGGACAAATATTGTAAAGGAACATCACTAGTGTTCAAGAACATTCCGTTTTGTTCTCCATCTCTTCAGCCTTCCCCTGCTGCGTTAGTGTTTCATAAAGTGGAGCGTTTCGCGTTTCTTTTAGCCAGAGACTCACCACACCGCTCAACACGGACGCTGCGCCAATAACAATGAAAGACATCATGGCGTTTTCTCGTCCCAATGCAACTAGCAACGGTGCTGCACATGCTCCCAGCATGAACGCTTGACACAACAGCGAAACCGCAAAGTTCCTCACGTTTGTTGGGAACAGCTCGACGCCATAGACATATAGGACATCGTAGGCAGTTGAGGACGCCATGAACCCAACTGCCTCAACAGCTAGCTGCAGCCATTTGGTAGCAGGTAGTACAGTGGTCACACAATGGAGCGAGAGAACCGCGCAGAGTAAGCACGCGGTTCCAGCTAGGTATGATGAGATTGAGAACAATGGACGACGGTTCATGACCCCTAAGAGGAAGCTTCCGACGAAAACCGCTGGAAACTCCATCAAAGCATTGACCGCAACGGTTAAGTAGAGATTGAAGTTGAGATTCTCAGCGTTTAGTTGAATACCGTAGTAAACAAAACCAGTGCCAAATCCAGCCATCATCACAATTACAATCCTCTTCACAGCCCACTTAGTTCTCCAAAATTTCTCTGATGACGACGAAGCTCTATCATCTCGTCCTTGTATCGGATTGACTAGGCTTAGATCAGCTGGAAGTTGTTTCCCATTGCGCCTCGCGAGTTTCTTCAAGACTACCATGGCTTCTTTGTTACGTCCTTTAACAAGAAGCCATCGAGGGGACTCATAGGCAAATGGCAAGAGGAAAACAGCGTATCCAagaggaagaagggatgtgattcgGTAAAGGTTTCTCCATGACTTTCTCTCCAAGTAACCCATGAGTGGTAGAGATAGAAACCCTaacgtgaagaagaagaaaccgtATTGCCCTACTTGCCCACGCCATTTCTTACCGACGACCTCTGTAGCAAGCACGATACAACAAGAACCAATTCCTGATCTGAAAAAACCGTTTGCGAAACGCAAGAACGCGTAAACCCAAACGTTTGGAGAAAAGGAGATCGCTAAAGCAGTGACAAACGTTAAAAGACAAGAGATAAATAGTGTCTTTTTCCGACCAAACCATGAATCAGCAAGATATCCATAAACTCCAGAACCTGTAAGGAGCAAACAAAAATGCAATATGATAATCAGGACTGGCCTAAGAAACCAATCAAACTGAAAGTaaactaatgtttaaaaaaaaagttaaattaatgtataataatttcCCCGATTTTTATTAGTTGACGTTTTAGGTTGtatacacaaattaaaaaaaaaaaaaagactgaatAACCAAAAAGGTCATATACCATAAAATAactaacaaattttattaagaaaTTGAATACGTTAtctaatttgaaacaaaaatatatactaaaacGTCATGTATTAAAAACGAAGGAGAACTCTCCAAACCGTAAACAAACGAACTTGGATTAAGATTCGTACCAAAGAGAGATCCGATGAAGAAAAGAGTGGATGGAAGAGCAACGAGGAACTTATGTTGACATATAAGATTCCACTCTGAAACAATAGTGTCGCTCTTTCCTCCAACCCATTCCCACTCTCCGGTGGACAACCCACACAACATCGAGCCTTCCACGATGGCTCCCGTTGTGAGAAGCCTCGCAGCGGGCTTAGCGTCGGAGAATATGGATATAAGAGTGGACTGAGCATCGAAGGTCCAAGCAATAGAGACCAAAAGAGCATGCACTATCTGTGCAAACCCAAGTGCTCCAATGTGTTGCTCGATCACCTCGTCAACTGTGAGTGCATAACCATTGCTGGATTGTTGTTGGCTTGTTGCTTCTCCTTTCTCCGATGCTGATGGATCATTCGATATGTTTGATGATGCAGCCACAAGCTTCGGAGGTTCAGAAGGTTTCATTTTTTCTGTTGTTTCAGGTGTAAATAATCTTGTTTTAAGGTTTTGTTTTGATGATTGATATGTCTTAAGTAAGTaaccatatatatttatacacatGGTCGAGCAACGTTTTGTATCACTCTCGAATAAACAATCTAATAAAAGGATCCTGTGGGTATTGAGTCACTAATTATTATAAccaatttttcttatattgtgtGCCTATTTTATATGTTGCGTTTGATTGGTACATTCATTAACTTgagattttaatttaaatttggaaAAACAAGATTTGCTTACAACTTCTCACCGAACTATTAACATTCATGTAAGTACGTAACTCTTTACCAAAACTTTAAACAACAAAAAGTGTGTTACTctcttttatttctatttttcgtccttttttttttgtaaaaaggtttcCATATTAAAGTGCAAAAACTACATGTATGAATTTTCACTCATAAGTTTGATAAACTTTGACACAAATCAAAGGGTATAGAGACCCTAGATAAAGATTTACATTTGAATCTTAGAAAACAAGATTAGTTAAAGACATTAACTAGTGATTTTGGTTCCCCACGATGTAACGCAGATGTAACGCATTTGCAAAAAAACGTGACtctttatattgaaaaaaaatataacaaattaaaCGACAAAAGTTACGGTTAGAATAAACATGATACATGAcgagaaaattaaaaagaatgtGTGATGCATAAGAGGATAAGACATTGctgaaattacaaaattaactCTTTGATGTGTCAACATGCATGTGAGTTCCAAAACTCATTAAGATTTATTTGATAGTGCTTTCAAAAAGTTGGGATCTATTGTGGATTTTTGGCcgaataatacatgaaaaatgAGTTTAAATTTTGGAAGAAACTCTTTGTAAGAAAACGTATTCATCCGTAAGTGGCTTAGTGTTACGTCTAGGTATGGCAATGTGACATACGCAGAACTCTTTAAGGTATAATAAATATGTCAGATGTGGTTTGACGATTAATATACACTGTCCATTTTCAAAAAGTAAATAGTGCAAGTTCGGAAAGAAggtaatcccctatatattaagaTAGAACCATTATCATTCAATGTTTTCAGACTATATTGGACACGTGACAACGTCACATTGATTTCAATTTGAATATGCTGATGTGTCGATCTCACAGTCGTTTAACAATTAATGCGTTCacatactaatttttttaattttatcgcAGACAATTTAACGTGTTCacactatttttttaatcagcTCATTTGTGTTCTTCTATTTTTAGCTTTTGTATAAATGAACTGAAGTTCTCTACGTATAACTAATAATATCATTTGAAAGaaagaaattagaaaaaatgaTTAAGATTCACATCAACTAAAATGCTGGAATGagaatgtttttataaattgaaaGTTTCGTATCTTGCCGAGCTTAACTATGGTTGATGCTTCTGTACACGAATGCAATAAATAATTACGATTGgttat comes from Brassica rapa cultivar Chiifu-401-42 chromosome A02, CAAS_Brap_v3.01, whole genome shotgun sequence and encodes:
- the LOC103852841 gene encoding nascent polypeptide-associated complex subunit beta, which encodes MNREKLMKMANTVRTGGKGTVRRKKKAVHKTNTTDDKKLQSTLKRVGVNSIPGIEEVNIFKDDVVIQFINPKVQASIAANTWAVSGTPQTKKLQDILPQIISQLGPDNLDNLKKLAEQFQKQSPGGADVPATIQEEDDDDDVPELVVGETFETPAAEEAAQPKAAAS
- the LOC103852840 gene encoding organic cation/carnitine transporter 1, whose protein sequence is MCINIYGYLLKTYQSSKQNLKTRLFTPETTEKMKPSEPPKLVAASSNISNDPSASEKGEATSQQQSSNGYALTVDEVIEQHIGALGFAQIVHALLVSIAWTFDAQSTLISIFSDAKPAARLLTTGAIVEGSMLCGLSTGEWEWVGGKSDTIVSEWNLICQHKFLVALPSTLFFIGSLFGSGVYGYLADSWFGRKKTLFISCLLTFVTALAISFSPNVWVYAFLRFANGFFRSGIGSCCIVLATEVVGKKWRGQVGQYGFFFFTLGFLSLPLMGYLERKSWRNLYRITSLLPLGYAVFLLPFAYESPRWLLVKGRNKEAMVVLKKLARRNGKQLPADLSLVNPIQGRDDRASSSSEKFWRTKWAVKRIVIVMMAGFGTGFVYYGIQLNAENLNFNLYLTVAVNALMEFPAVFVGSFLLGVMNRRPLFSISSYLAGTACLLCAVLSLHCVTTVLPATKWLQLAVEAVGFMASSTAYDVLYVYGVELFPTNVRNFAVSLLCQAFMLGACAAPLLVALGRENAMMSFIVIGAASVLSGVVSLWLKETRNAPLYETLTQQGKAEEMENKTECS